DNA from Bradyrhizobium japonicum USDA 6:
GCATTCCCAGACTGTCAGCACACGCCAGCCTCGTTCAGAGAGCTCGGCCCGATTGCGGGCGTCACGTGCTCTGTTCGCCGCGAACTTGGCTGTCCAAAACGCTTTGCGGGATTTGGGCATTGTCGAGCGATAACAACCATGTGAGTGCCAATAGCATCCGTGCACAAATACGACGGCCTCGAAGCGAGGAAACACCAAATCCGGACTGCCGGGGAGCGCTCTGTCGTGAAGCTTGTAGCGAAGGCCACGACGGTGAAGCGCCTTTCGGAGCAGTACCTCGGGACCAGTATCCTTTTGTCCGACGCTCGCCATGATCATTGAGCGCACAGCTGGCTTGACGGTATCCATCAGACTCTCGCAATGACGTTCGACGTTTCGAGAGCCTCTAGGTGCCGGTGTAGATCGCGAGGAACGGAGCCCCCGCGGATCAGGACCCCAGCTTCCATGTTTCTTTCCATCGCATGGCCGGTAAGGTTGGCACTGGAGACGAAGCAAACCGTCTCGTCGGCGACTGCGATCTTCGCATGAACTTTGCCGCCTGCAAATTTTTCACCTTGGTTTGTCCAAGAGCAGATATGCGCAGTTGGCAGCGCCGCTTTCATCTTTCCGATCACATCGAATGTGATGCCCCCGCCGTCCTGCTCGCTGAGTTCGAGCAACATTGACAAGCGAACACCGCGTGCGATCGCGCGCTCGAAGGCCTTCATGACACTGGGGACGGAATAAGCGACGAAGCTGGTAACGAACAAGCGGTTCGCGGCGGCGTCGATCACTTCGAGCAGCGCCTGTTCGGTGCGACGGGTCGCGATGGTCGGCCCGGGTGGTCCGGTCCAAACCAATTCCAGTTCCTGCTCGGCTTTCGCGTGGCGGTAACCCACACTGGCTCCCACCAGCAAGGCCGCGAGGCCTGCAGGTTCGACGGGGTTTGCTTTCCAAGCGGTAACCAAGGAGGTCAAGAGGACCCGAGCGCTCGGCGTCAAAGGCCACTCGTCAAGACCGGGAGCCGTCGAGGGACTTACTGATTTGGCGATGACGCGCGCTAGTTGATCGACGCGGGCTGGCGGGGTCTCGGCGACCAAGCGCAGGACGGCATTGAGCAGTGGGGTCATGCGATCGCTCGCGCGAAGAAAGCTGCGTCGTCGGCCTCCAAAGTCGGTATCAGAAGCGCTCGATCGATGTAGCGGTTGCCCTTCTCACAGGATGTCTCGGATACGAAAGAACACGCGTGACAGGCGGCGGCATGAAGCGACCGGTCTTTGCCGGGATCGTGCTCGGAACAAAGGGGATCGGAGGAACAGATACCCGCTCGTCCTAGAGCTTGTGCGAGCAAGCGTCCGAGGTTGTTGGGGCGACCCAATTCGACCAAGCCGCCCAACGTACCGTCTGAATCCGCGGCGGCGGTATAAATGAGGATGCCGGCTTGTGGTTCGGCTACTTCCACGTCGGCATAGATGCGCTCGCGAATGCTCGCGGCGTTGTAGCCGCATTCCAATGCGAGTTCTCGGATGAGAAGATGCGAAAGCGTATGCAGCATAGCATAGCGCACGCCAGGGAATTCGCCGCCGTCCATTTTTCGCGCCGCCCGCCAGCCGCGGTGCCCTTCGAGCAACAGCCGTGCCCGTCGCTGGACGCCCGGGGTAGCTTCCCAGCGCTGCAACGCAGTTTCGTCGAAGGTGAGAAAGACACCCTCCCCGTGTACTTCGGTCGCGGGAACCCATGTCGGCGGCGTCGGGGCAAGAGGGGCGCGTGGCGAGCGATCTTCCGGCACAGCCGTCTCTTCCGGCGCATCAACCCGCGTGAACCCCAAGAGTGCGTTCACTTCGCGCAGACGTTCGAGAAGCAACACGCCCGCGATTTCCTGCGCGAATGCCGCCGGGACGGCGACATTCTTTCCCAAGAAATGCGGCCAGTCCGTCGGAGGATTTGGCGAGGTGAGCACCTTCCACTCGGGGCCCTTGATGTCGGCGACGGAGACGGCGGCGGTTGCAGCGCCGTCTTTCACTGCTTGCACCGCATTCCAAATCGCTTCGGCCGAATGCTGGTCTATTCCGGGCAGTACGCCCGTGCGCTTCAACGTCCGCACGGTGATGGCTATCTCGGCCTCGGACTCCACGTCCACGAAGTAGTCCCAGCCATCTTGTACGAGTTGCGCGACGGTATCGCGGGCCACGGGAATAGCCAAAGCCGACAAAGTTATTGGAAACCAGCTATTGGTGGCACCCAACAAGACCGGCCGGGCTTCTTCCTCGCAATTCGCGTCGAAGCGATCCATGTGAGGGTGCCGGCCGCGACAAGCCGGGAGGGACTCCCGGCCGGACTTCCCGAAAGCGTGGGCCATGTTGCGCGAGGCCCCGCAGCTATCGCATTTGACCCAGAGGTTTTCGGTTTGCAGCGAAGCGCCGCTCTCGAAGAAGCGAAGCGTTCCGGCACAGGCGGATGGACCGTTATGGACGAAGTAATGCCAGGGAAAATCATCGATGTGTCCGTTTCGGCAGGCCAGGAGGAAGCGCGCCGGAACCGCATCGGCGTCTCGCGCCGGCTGATCATTTCTCGATCCCCGGCATTGGCGGTGCACGAATTTGGTGTCTTCGAGACGAAAGCGGCTCTCTTTGCATTCGAAGAGCGCACTGTCGTAGGGAGACAGTAAGCCGCATTTGACGCAGCGGAGCCAGCGCGGGAACGGCTTCACCGGGACACCCAAACTCGCTTCCGGCGAGAATGGGTTCGGACTGTCGGTGGTTTGTATGGGCGGAAGGCGTAGCGAGTCGACCTGCTGTCCCAGTTCACGCCGAACGGCCGCCAGCAGGCGAGCTTCGCGGATCGGGCGGCAGAGATTGACGTCCCACCGGTCGATGCCGAGCGTCACGACCGAGAGGTTGGGTAGATCGACGAGCGCTCCCGGCCCGTATGTCCACAGGAGCTGGCTGGGGCGCACTTCGCCTACGGGGGTGCTCATGTGTCGTCTCCTGCGCCCGCGGCTGGCGGTCGTGGCGTCCAAGGAGGATCTCCCCCAGTGAACCGAGCCGTGTTCATCACGAGACGAACGCCGGGCTCCACTTCACGCATGGACATCGGCACCGTGAAGTCGTCCCAGGGTTGAGCGCCGGGTCGCCTGAGAAGAGCGACGGTCGTCGCGCGAGCAGGCCCCTTCTTTTCATAAGCGAGCGTTCGCCCGGGAATATTGGCTTCTGCGGCCCAAGCGTCGAGGCGAGATTTCAGCTCATTGGTGGCGAGAACTCGGGAGGCATCCTCGTGCGAGACCGACCAGGCTCGCGCCACGACGAGGTCGCGTGCTTCGGCGGCTTCGGCCCTGTCCGGCTTGTCGAGAGCGCCCGCACCCGGATTCGGATTGAAGGCTGCATTGTCGAGGCGCATCACGCTGAGTAGCGTGCCAGTCAAGCCCCGATCCATGGCTCTCGGAGAGAAGGGCGTTACGGATTGGGCCTCGACGTGTTTGTAGAACGTCGCGTGATACTGTTCGAAGGTCTCGTAGTGCGAAAGGTCTCGTGGTCTCGCCCAGGTGAGTACGGTGCAAACGAGGCCGGGCGATGCGCGCCCGACGCGGCTTGTAGCTTGAATGTACTCGGCCGTGCCCTTCGGTTGACCGTTCACGACCATAAGACCCAAGCGGTTCACGTCTACGCCAACCGAAAGCATGTTGGTCGCGAGCACGACGTCGATCGCGCGCGCTTCGCCGTCGGCCCACCGGGTCACGAAGGCGCCCTCCGCCGGGTCGTAGGTTGCGTTGAACTTGACTTCGAGTTGATCGAGATATTTCGGAATGTCGCGGCTCGAGACCCGCGAGGTAAGTTCTCGCACGTTGTTGACGCTGCGCTGCGCCAACCCCGGTCGGTTTACCTCGCTCATCTCTACACGATAGGAACGCGTTTGCACGTCGTCTTCGCACAGACGCTTCATGCCGCCTAACTCGCGCAGAGAATTGAAATATCCGACTGTCGTCATGTAGGGATCGGCGGCTTGGCCGAACCGATCGAACAAAGCTTGAGACGCGGTCAAAAACGCGACATAGACCCGAATCAGCATCGCGGGGCGCGAACTTCCTGGCGAACAAACGCCAAGATACCTCCGACCGGGGAGCTGCTCAATCGGCCGTTGCAGCGAAAAGAAATTGTCGGCGACGTCAAGGCCGTGCGGCGGGAATACGGCCACGCGGCGCATGAAGACGTTGTTGACCTGCTCGGCTGCCTTGCGAACCGTCGCGGTGGAAGCGACGATCTTCGGACGAACGGTCTTTCCGTCGAGCGACCAACTGCACAGCTCGTCGATGGCAGTTTCGTAGAGACCGACCATGGTTCCGAGCGGCCCGCTGATGAGATGAAACTCGTCCTGGATGATCAAATCGGGCGGCCGGATCGGCGCGATGGTCTTGGCCGAAGTGCGAGGGAGCCCGGCGCGTGCGTTGTGCGTTCCGGTACAGTCGGCGTCGGGCCAAAGCAATCCATGGCGTGGGCACTCAGCGGTAGCGCGTCCGAACAACGTGCGCGTTTCGCCGCGCCAGGCCATCATCGCGAACTTGTCGACCGTCGCGATCATCATTGAGGGTGGACGACGATAGATCTCCTCGTCCACGACCGTTACGGGAATGCCGGGATGTGGTCTTCCGCTCGACCTTCCCTTGGAAAACTCGCAACCGCCCACGCTGTCACTGCAATAGAGTGTCGTACGGCCTAGACTGGTATTCACTTCGACGTCCCGACGAGCGGAAACTTCCGAGCCGCACCAAGGGCAGCTCGTGAGCTGCGCTGGTGAGGTACGGCCCGCATCGTAGGTCTCGGGATTGCGGATATCTTGGATCGCCTTGTGGCTGTCCGCAGTGGTGCCAGGGGTAACCTTGTTTCCTACCCACAAACCGATGGTAAAAGGCGTTTCACCCCACTTCGAATCGCCCTTTGCGATCGCCTCTTGGCGCAGAAGCTCCATGGCACAGATAAGTGTCGAGGCGCGCTGAAATTGTTGCAGTGTCAAAAGGCGCAACGTGTAGCGCATGATGACGGTCAAGCCGCGGCTGCTGTCGAGGCCGCCCAGGCCCGTTTGAAGACGACGGATCGCCATGGCATAGGCCGCGACGCCTAGATAAGCCTCGGTCTTACCGCCACCGGTCGGAAACCACAGGAGATCGGCGTAGGAATCGACGGGAATCGTGCGGTCCTTGTGCAGAGGATCGGTCAGAGCGGGCAAAGCGAGCAAGATGAAAGCGAGCTGGAACGGGCGCCAGGATCGGTTTTTGCGCAGGTCGAAATCGGAGAGCGGCTTATTCTCGCCGCGGCGGCGCGAGAGCGCGTAGATTCCCCGGACGCGCTGGCCGGCCATAGCGCGATTCATGAAACGGAAGGCGTCGAGCGCCTTCTCGTTTCGCCCATCGGTCAGCACCGCGATGCCTTCCCGCAAGCGTTCTTCGATATCGTCGCAGCGTTGAAGGGCCGCGTTGGCGGCGCCGCCGAACCCCGTGACTTCACCGCCGATCCGCGCTTTTTGCTGATCGATCCAGGCGCGGTAATCCTTGGCGAGATTGTCGAGCGCGCCGACGAGATCCGTTCGGCCCATCTTGGCGAGTTCTTCCATGTCGAGATGGCCGAGTTCGACCATGCTTTTCATGGCAGCGCGGTCTTCCGGCCGAAGCCCCGGAGTTTCGGTGACGGGTACCTCGTAGCTCGGAAGAACGGTGGTGCGTATTTCGGTCGCGTGCTCCGGATCACCGGCGGCCGTGGTGGCATGGACCGCAACGCCGTGCCCTACGGCAAACTCGATCTGCCGGCGGTATATCATCTCCAACGACTCTCTCTCGGGATCGTCATTGTCGATCTCGAAAGAGGCGCGCCGCAAGAAGATGGCTTGGCCGGTGCCGCCCGCGGCACGCACGATGATTTCCGGCTGGAATACCCAACCGGAATCCTTGTTCTCTTCCGGCTCTTGCTGGGCGTTGACGAGGAAGAGCGTAATCAGGCGGTGACCCGCTGCGCTCTTCTTGCGGATGGTGCCTTGCAGCCGCACCTCTTCGTTGCGATCGTCCGCCGGTCTATGGGTGATCGCGCCTTCGCGGATATCGATGGCTTTCACGCCGCCGCACGGTATACGTTCCCATACTTTCAACGGCACTTCGGCTTGTTCGGTACCCGTGACGCGGCCTTCGGCGTCCTTCAGCTTCCGATTCACCTTCTTTCGGAGTTCGTGCTCGTAGACACGTTCGTATCGGCCCCAGCGTGTTTCGACTTCGATCTTGTCGACTTGGCCATCAATGCAGAACGTGAAGCCGACGCTTGATGGGACGAGCGATTGATTGCTCGCAGCCTCGATTTCGTCCGCGGCGTCGTCTTCGGGATCGACCCGCCCGGAGGCGCTTTCGAATTCGCCGCCGGGATCGTGGCGGCGCCGATCCGTCTCCAAATCGTCCGGCTCCTCGTCGTCTTCCGCGGCCAAGGGTCCGGCGAGGCCTTCGATCCCGCCGCGCTCTTCTTCGCGAGGCGCGAGCTTGCCCACCAGATAGCGATCGCGCACACCCATATCGAGAATGCGCTCGTGCGGGCCGCCTGCGGGGCCGAGCAAATCGTCGATGACGGCGAGTTGCAGCAACTCGCGGATATATGGTGCGTCCTCGATCGGCGGAACGTCGTCGGGCGCCGTGCCAAAGGCCTTTGTCATGACTTCGGTGAAGTCATTCCAGGGCGTGCGGACCGGAAGAGCCCCCCTTGGCACTGCGAGCCCTGCCGAGCCGGTGAACCCGTCGCGCGCCGTGACCATACGGTCGAAATAGACGATCGTCCGATCGAGTTCGGAGCGGACCCTCAACACGCGTCCCGCCCGCGTGATCCGCCCCTCGCCATCGAGCAAGACGAACCAATCGTCTTCGTCGACATCGGCGAGCGACGCGGGAGGTGCCGCAAAAACCGCACCGTATTTGTCGATCAGAGAACGGCTGCCCGTCACGGCGGGCTCGCGGGCGGTCCAAGCGTTCGAGGTGTTGGGAGCGATCGTGGCGTCCGTCATGTTTCACTCGCCCGCAAAGGATATTCCTTCGATAAAAAGTCGGCGACGAGCGCCGGTGTGTTGAAACCATTGTCGACGAGGATGTTCGCGATATCCCCGCCGCAGAAAAAAGGATCGGGTGCCGGTCTTCCCGAACTTCTTCATAAGCTTGCCGGGCGACGAGGGAGGTTGTCACCAATATCCCGAATTGGCGATGACGAATTCGCGATATGAGCCTGGAAACGTCCTCGACTCCGACGGTCACAGGTTTCACGCCGTCAATTCCCGGTCGGTAGCACTTCGCTTCCAAGGAAAATTCGGCATAGACCGGGTCGTTCGGCAGTCCCAGCAGGTATCGACCATACGCGTCCCGGCCGCCGTCCACGACGCCGCGTGTGATGGCATCGACGATCACGCGCGGATCGTGCATCTGGAATATCCGCGCCGCGAAACCTTCGAAACCAATCGGCGCTTCCTTGAAGTGATCGTATATGGCCTGAAGTATCGCCTTTTTGACTGGATTATCGGGCATCTGCGCGTCGGCACTCCGAATAACGGTCGTGCTTTCCGATGCGAGCGGACGATAGCGCCCGGTCTTCACCCATTCTGTCCAACC
Protein-coding regions in this window:
- the drmB gene encoding DUF1998 domain-containing protein encodes the protein MSTPVGEVRPSQLLWTYGPGALVDLPNLSVVTLGIDRWDVNLCRPIREARLLAAVRRELGQQVDSLRLPPIQTTDSPNPFSPEASLGVPVKPFPRWLRCVKCGLLSPYDSALFECKESRFRLEDTKFVHRQCRGSRNDQPARDADAVPARFLLACRNGHIDDFPWHYFVHNGPSACAGTLRFFESGASLQTENLWVKCDSCGASRNMAHAFGKSGRESLPACRGRHPHMDRFDANCEEEARPVLLGATNSWFPITLSALAIPVARDTVAQLVQDGWDYFVDVESEAEIAITVRTLKRTGVLPGIDQHSAEAIWNAVQAVKDGAATAAVSVADIKGPEWKVLTSPNPPTDWPHFLGKNVAVPAAFAQEIAGVLLLERLREVNALLGFTRVDAPEETAVPEDRSPRAPLAPTPPTWVPATEVHGEGVFLTFDETALQRWEATPGVQRRARLLLEGHRGWRAARKMDGGEFPGVRYAMLHTLSHLLIRELALECGYNAASIRERIYADVEVAEPQAGILIYTAAADSDGTLGGLVELGRPNNLGRLLAQALGRAGICSSDPLCSEHDPGKDRSLHAAACHACSFVSETSCEKGNRYIDRALLIPTLEADDAAFFARAIA
- a CDS encoding very short patch repair endonuclease — translated: MDTVKPAVRSMIMASVGQKDTGPEVLLRKALHRRGLRYKLHDRALPGSPDLVFPRFEAVVFVHGCYWHSHGCYRSTMPKSRKAFWTAKFAANRARDARNRAELSERGWRVLTVWECALRGRTARSLDGLAKRVESWLKSKKRCGDIE
- the drmA gene encoding DISARM system helicase DrmA; protein product: MTDATIAPNTSNAWTAREPAVTGSRSLIDKYGAVFAAPPASLADVDEDDWFVLLDGEGRITRAGRVLRVRSELDRTIVYFDRMVTARDGFTGSAGLAVPRGALPVRTPWNDFTEVMTKAFGTAPDDVPPIEDAPYIRELLQLAVIDDLLGPAGGPHERILDMGVRDRYLVGKLAPREEERGGIEGLAGPLAAEDDEEPDDLETDRRRHDPGGEFESASGRVDPEDDAADEIEAASNQSLVPSSVGFTFCIDGQVDKIEVETRWGRYERVYEHELRKKVNRKLKDAEGRVTGTEQAEVPLKVWERIPCGGVKAIDIREGAITHRPADDRNEEVRLQGTIRKKSAAGHRLITLFLVNAQQEPEENKDSGWVFQPEIIVRAAGGTGQAIFLRRASFEIDNDDPERESLEMIYRRQIEFAVGHGVAVHATTAAGDPEHATEIRTTVLPSYEVPVTETPGLRPEDRAAMKSMVELGHLDMEELAKMGRTDLVGALDNLAKDYRAWIDQQKARIGGEVTGFGGAANAALQRCDDIEERLREGIAVLTDGRNEKALDAFRFMNRAMAGQRVRGIYALSRRRGENKPLSDFDLRKNRSWRPFQLAFILLALPALTDPLHKDRTIPVDSYADLLWFPTGGGKTEAYLGVAAYAMAIRRLQTGLGGLDSSRGLTVIMRYTLRLLTLQQFQRASTLICAMELLRQEAIAKGDSKWGETPFTIGLWVGNKVTPGTTADSHKAIQDIRNPETYDAGRTSPAQLTSCPWCGSEVSARRDVEVNTSLGRTTLYCSDSVGGCEFSKGRSSGRPHPGIPVTVVDEEIYRRPPSMMIATVDKFAMMAWRGETRTLFGRATAECPRHGLLWPDADCTGTHNARAGLPRTSAKTIAPIRPPDLIIQDEFHLISGPLGTMVGLYETAIDELCSWSLDGKTVRPKIVASTATVRKAAEQVNNVFMRRVAVFPPHGLDVADNFFSLQRPIEQLPGRRYLGVCSPGSSRPAMLIRVYVAFLTASQALFDRFGQAADPYMTTVGYFNSLRELGGMKRLCEDDVQTRSYRVEMSEVNRPGLAQRSVNNVRELTSRVSSRDIPKYLDQLEVKFNATYDPAEGAFVTRWADGEARAIDVVLATNMLSVGVDVNRLGLMVVNGQPKGTAEYIQATSRVGRASPGLVCTVLTWARPRDLSHYETFEQYHATFYKHVEAQSVTPFSPRAMDRGLTGTLLSVMRLDNAAFNPNPGAGALDKPDRAEAAEARDLVVARAWSVSHEDASRVLATNELKSRLDAWAAEANIPGRTLAYEKKGPARATTVALLRRPGAQPWDDFTVPMSMREVEPGVRLVMNTARFTGGDPPWTPRPPAAGAGDDT
- the drmC gene encoding DISARM system phospholipase D-like protein DrmC; its protein translation is MTPLLNAVLRLVAETPPARVDQLARVIAKSVSPSTAPGLDEWPLTPSARVLLTSLVTAWKANPVEPAGLAALLVGASVGYRHAKAEQELELVWTGPPGPTIATRRTEQALLEVIDAAANRLFVTSFVAYSVPSVMKAFERAIARGVRLSMLLELSEQDGGGITFDVIGKMKAALPTAHICSWTNQGEKFAGGKVHAKIAVADETVCFVSSANLTGHAMERNMEAGVLIRGGSVPRDLHRHLEALETSNVIARV